From Paraburkholderia sabiae, a single genomic window includes:
- a CDS encoding SDR family NAD(P)-dependent oxidoreductase, translating into MNRIDLEGRVVVVTGGARGIGYAVAQRALRSGASVALWDLDAGRLARSERELGELGKVAAITVDQTKEAQIDAAVSQTLAAFGAIDVLINCAGITGGNGTTWELDPDVWRQVIDVNLIGPYLVCRAVVPQMLKQGYGRIVNIASVAGKEGNPNASHYSASKAGLIGLTKSLGKELATKNILVNAVTPAAAKTEIFDSMKQEHIDYMLSKIPMNRFLLPDEAASLILWLGSEDCAFSTGSVFDLSGGRATY; encoded by the coding sequence ATGAATCGAATCGATCTGGAGGGGCGTGTCGTCGTCGTGACGGGCGGCGCGCGGGGTATCGGCTATGCGGTGGCGCAGCGCGCGCTGCGGTCGGGCGCGTCCGTCGCGCTGTGGGATCTGGACGCCGGGCGGCTCGCGCGCAGCGAGCGCGAACTGGGCGAACTCGGCAAGGTCGCCGCCATCACCGTCGATCAAACGAAAGAGGCGCAGATCGACGCCGCCGTCAGCCAGACACTCGCCGCGTTCGGCGCGATCGACGTGCTGATCAACTGCGCGGGCATCACGGGCGGCAACGGCACGACATGGGAACTCGATCCCGACGTGTGGCGGCAGGTGATCGACGTGAACCTGATCGGGCCGTATCTGGTGTGCCGCGCGGTCGTGCCGCAGATGCTCAAGCAGGGTTATGGACGCATTGTCAATATCGCTTCGGTGGCGGGCAAGGAAGGCAATCCGAACGCGTCGCACTACAGCGCGTCGAAGGCTGGGCTGATCGGACTTACCAAATCGCTCGGCAAGGAACTCGCGACGAAGAACATCCTCGTCAACGCCGTCACGCCGGCCGCCGCGAAAACCGAAATCTTCGATTCGATGAAGCAGGAACACATCGACTACATGCTCTCCAAGATACCGATGAACCGCTTCCTGCTGCCCGACGAAGCGGCTTCGCTGATCCTGTGGCTCGGCTCGGAAGACTGCGCGTTCAGCACGGGTTCGGTATTCGATCTGTCGGGCGGGCGCGCGACTTACTAG
- the rhmD gene encoding L-rhamnonate dehydratase yields MAMPTIRHVRAFVVRGGGADYHDQADGHWIDDHISTPMARYPEYRQSRQSFGINVLGTLVVEIEASDGTVGFAVTTGGEIGAFIVEKHLARFLEGQLVTDIEKMWDQMYFSTLYYGRKGVVLNTISGVDLALWDLLAKVRKEPVYQLLGGPVRDELQFYATGARPDLAKQMGFIGGKLPLQHNPAEGEEGLRKNIDKLAEMRNRVGDDFWLMYDCWMSLDVTYATKLAKAAHEHGLKWIEEALSPDDYWGYAELRRNVPRGMMVSTGEHEATRWGFRMLLEMGCCDLIQPDVGWCGGITELIKISALADAHNVLVVPHGSSVYSYHFVVTRHNSPFAEFLMMAPKADQVVPMFTPLLLDEPVPVNGRMKVPETPGFGVRLNPECKLERPYQH; encoded by the coding sequence ATGGCGATGCCCACTATCCGGCACGTGCGTGCCTTCGTCGTCCGCGGCGGCGGCGCGGACTATCACGATCAGGCCGACGGACACTGGATCGACGATCACATCTCGACGCCGATGGCGCGTTACCCCGAATACCGGCAAAGCCGGCAGTCATTCGGTATCAACGTGCTGGGGACGCTCGTCGTCGAAATCGAGGCGAGCGACGGCACGGTCGGCTTTGCGGTGACGACGGGCGGCGAGATCGGCGCGTTTATCGTCGAGAAGCATCTGGCGCGCTTCCTCGAAGGGCAACTCGTGACGGACATCGAGAAGATGTGGGATCAGATGTACTTCTCGACGCTGTACTACGGGCGCAAGGGCGTCGTGCTCAACACGATTTCGGGCGTCGATCTGGCACTGTGGGATCTGCTCGCGAAAGTGCGCAAGGAGCCCGTGTATCAATTGCTGGGCGGACCCGTGCGCGACGAATTGCAGTTCTACGCGACGGGCGCGCGGCCCGATCTGGCGAAGCAGATGGGGTTTATCGGCGGCAAGCTGCCGTTGCAGCACAATCCGGCGGAAGGCGAAGAGGGCTTGCGCAAGAACATCGACAAGCTCGCGGAAATGCGCAACCGCGTCGGCGACGACTTCTGGCTGATGTACGACTGCTGGATGAGCCTCGACGTGACGTACGCGACGAAGCTCGCGAAGGCCGCGCACGAGCATGGGCTGAAGTGGATCGAAGAAGCCTTGTCGCCCGACGACTACTGGGGTTACGCCGAACTGCGCCGCAATGTGCCGCGCGGCATGATGGTATCGACGGGCGAGCACGAAGCGACGCGCTGGGGCTTCCGGATGCTGCTCGAAATGGGCTGCTGCGATCTGATCCAGCCGGACGTGGGCTGGTGCGGCGGCATCACGGAACTGATCAAGATTTCCGCGCTTGCCGATGCGCATAACGTGCTGGTCGTGCCGCATGGGTCGTCGGTGTACAGCTATCACTTCGTGGTCACGCGCCATAACTCGCCGTTCGCCGAGTTTCTGATGATGGCGCCGAAGGCCGATCAGGTCGTGCCGATGTTCACGCCGTTGCTGCTCGACGAACCGGTTCCTGTGAATGGTCGAATGAAGGTGCCCGAGACGCCGGGCTTCGGCGTGCGATTGAATCCGGAGTGCAAGCTCGAGCGGCCTTATCAGCATTGA
- a CDS encoding L-rhamnose mutarotase has product METIAFRMVLNPGMRDEYERRHREIWPELVDALHNAGVRDYRIFLDDDSHHLFAILTRTADHSMERLPELAVMRKWWDYMADIMQTAPDHTPLQQPLIPVFELQHPFN; this is encoded by the coding sequence ATGGAGACAATCGCTTTCCGGATGGTGCTGAACCCCGGCATGCGCGACGAGTACGAGCGCCGGCATCGGGAGATCTGGCCGGAACTCGTCGACGCACTGCACAACGCCGGCGTGCGCGATTACCGGATCTTTCTCGACGACGACTCGCACCATCTGTTCGCGATACTTACGCGCACGGCGGATCATTCGATGGAGCGCCTGCCCGAACTCGCCGTGATGCGCAAATGGTGGGATTACATGGCCGACATCATGCAGACGGCGCCCGACCATACGCCGCTCCAGCAGCCGCTCATTCCAGTATTTGAGTTGCAGCATCCCTTCAACTGA
- a CDS encoding sugar ABC transporter ATP-binding protein — protein MPRLELRHASKTFGRVRALSDGELVLWPGEVHALLGENGAGKSTLVKILAGVHQPDTGELRIDGIERRFATPAEARDAGLAVIYQEPTLFFDLSIAENIFMGRQPVDRFGRIQHDAMRKEVDGLLASLGVDLRADRLVRGLSIADQQVIEIAKALSLNANVLIMDEPTAALSLPEVERLFAIVRKLRERDVAILFITHRLDEVFALTQHVTIMRDGAKVFDAPTSEMTTESVVAKMVGRDLETFYPKADVQPGDVRLSVRNLTRIGVFKDISFDVRAGEIVALAGLVGAGRSEVARAIFGIDPIDSGEVQIAGKRLATGNPAAAVRAGLALVPEDRRQQGLALELSIARNASMTVLGRLVRHGLISTRSETQLATRWGTRLRLKASDPSAPVGTLSGGNQQKVVLGKWLATGPKVLIIDEPTRGIDVGAKAEVYGALSELVQEGMAVLMISSELPEVLGMADRVLVMHEGRITAEISRADANEERIMSAALGQSAALLGRAA, from the coding sequence GTGCCGCGGCTGGAATTGCGGCACGCAAGCAAGACGTTCGGGCGCGTGCGCGCGCTGTCGGACGGCGAACTCGTGCTGTGGCCGGGCGAAGTGCATGCGCTGCTCGGCGAAAACGGTGCGGGCAAATCGACGCTCGTGAAGATACTCGCGGGCGTGCATCAGCCGGATACGGGCGAGTTGCGCATCGACGGCATCGAGCGGCGTTTCGCGACGCCCGCCGAAGCGCGCGATGCGGGACTCGCTGTGATCTATCAGGAACCGACGCTGTTCTTCGATCTGTCGATTGCCGAGAACATTTTCATGGGACGACAACCCGTCGACCGCTTCGGCCGCATCCAGCACGACGCAATGCGCAAGGAAGTGGACGGGTTGCTCGCGTCGCTCGGCGTCGATCTGCGCGCGGATCGACTTGTGCGCGGATTGTCGATTGCCGATCAGCAGGTGATCGAAATCGCGAAAGCGCTCTCGCTGAACGCGAACGTGCTCATCATGGACGAGCCGACCGCGGCGCTGTCGCTGCCCGAAGTCGAACGGCTCTTCGCAATCGTGCGCAAGCTGCGCGAGCGCGACGTCGCGATTCTGTTCATCACGCACCGGCTCGACGAAGTGTTCGCGTTGACGCAGCACGTCACGATCATGCGCGACGGCGCAAAGGTATTCGATGCACCTACTTCGGAAATGACGACGGAGTCGGTCGTCGCAAAGATGGTCGGCCGCGATCTGGAAACGTTCTATCCGAAAGCCGACGTGCAGCCTGGCGATGTGCGTCTGTCGGTGCGTAACCTGACACGCATCGGCGTGTTCAAGGATATTTCGTTCGACGTGCGCGCCGGCGAAATCGTGGCGCTCGCGGGACTCGTCGGTGCGGGCCGCAGCGAAGTGGCACGCGCGATCTTCGGCATCGATCCCATCGATTCGGGCGAAGTGCAGATCGCAGGCAAGCGGCTCGCGACGGGCAATCCCGCTGCGGCTGTGCGCGCGGGTCTCGCCCTCGTGCCGGAAGACCGGCGTCAGCAAGGGCTCGCGCTGGAGTTGAGCATCGCGCGCAATGCGTCGATGACGGTGCTCGGGCGGCTGGTGCGTCACGGCCTGATTTCGACGCGCAGCGAAACGCAACTCGCGACGCGCTGGGGCACGCGGCTGCGTCTGAAGGCAAGCGATCCGTCTGCGCCCGTCGGCACGTTGTCGGGTGGCAATCAGCAGAAAGTGGTGCTCGGCAAGTGGCTCGCGACAGGCCCGAAGGTGTTGATCATCGACGAGCCGACGCGCGGCATCGATGTCGGCGCGAAGGCCGAAGTGTATGGCGCGCTGTCCGAACTCGTGCAGGAAGGCATGGCCGTGCTGATGATTTCGAGCGAACTGCCCGAAGTGCTCGGCATGGCCGACCGCGTGCTCGTGATGCACGAAGGCCGCATCACAGCGGAGATTTCACGCGCCGACGCGAACGAGGAGCGGATCATGAGTGCGGCACTCGGACAATCGGCGGCATTACTGGGGCGCGCAGCATGA
- a CDS encoding amidohydrolase family protein yields the protein MKVVDPHIHLWDLKTHHYPWLANPGVSFVGDARALKHDYLIADLLKDAGEIELLKCVHVEANHDPEDPVEETRWLQEVADAAGSRAMPNGIVAAVDLSAANAAQVLERHAAFANTRGVRQILNVHHDKLYDYVGRHFMRDATWRENFRLLRKHGMSFDAQLYPSQMEELAALANEHHDTQFIVNHAGMFVDRNSVGGYRAWREGMKTLAQCPNVAVKISGLAMFDHAWTVESLRPYVLETIDTFGVERAMFASNFPVDRQFGSYGDLWHAYVSIVGAASEAEKDALFVRNAERLYRI from the coding sequence ATGAAAGTTGTCGACCCGCACATTCATCTGTGGGATCTGAAGACGCATCATTACCCCTGGCTCGCCAATCCCGGCGTGTCCTTCGTCGGCGATGCGCGCGCGCTCAAGCACGACTATCTGATCGCCGATCTGCTGAAAGACGCAGGCGAGATCGAACTGCTCAAGTGCGTGCACGTCGAGGCAAATCACGATCCCGAAGATCCCGTCGAAGAGACGCGCTGGCTGCAAGAGGTGGCCGATGCAGCGGGTTCGCGCGCAATGCCCAACGGCATCGTTGCGGCCGTCGATCTGTCGGCCGCCAACGCCGCACAAGTACTCGAACGGCACGCGGCATTCGCCAACACACGCGGCGTGCGGCAAATCCTTAACGTGCATCACGACAAGCTATACGACTACGTCGGTCGTCACTTCATGCGCGATGCGACGTGGCGCGAGAACTTCAGGCTGTTGCGCAAGCACGGCATGTCGTTCGACGCGCAATTGTATCCGTCGCAGATGGAAGAACTGGCCGCGCTCGCGAACGAGCATCACGACACTCAGTTCATCGTCAATCACGCGGGCATGTTCGTCGATCGCAATAGCGTCGGCGGATATCGCGCGTGGCGCGAAGGGATGAAGACGCTCGCGCAGTGTCCGAACGTCGCCGTGAAGATCAGCGGACTCGCGATGTTCGATCACGCATGGACAGTCGAAAGCCTGCGTCCGTATGTGCTCGAAACCATCGATACGTTCGGCGTCGAGCGTGCGATGTTCGCATCGAACTTTCCCGTCGACCGCCAGTTCGGCTCATACGGAGACTTGTGGCACGCGTATGTGTCGATCGTCGGCGCAGCGAGCGAAGCGGAAAAAGACGCGCTATTCGTGCGCAACGCAGAGCGGCTCTATCGAATCTGA
- a CDS encoding MFS transporter produces the protein MNRTSSDATLDAIVSQVMRRLLPFLLLMYVLAFLDRANIGFAQKALQHDTGISNAAFAFGAGVFFVGYALFEVPSNLLLHRVGARLWMCRIMVTWGLVSAAMSLAHTATAFYTLRFLLGVAEAGFFPGVIYYLTRWFPQSARARAVGVFYFGAPLAFMFGSPLSGFLLDLHGALDLAGWQWLFLIEGVLASIVGVWAFFYLDDRPEDARWLTPAARKTLSAALDDDARAAAAHGPHNLLAALVDRRVLLLSAIYLLIQMSVYGVIFYLPQQVAALMGESVGLRVGLVAAVPWICALALTWYVPRRADATLTHRRWAVVLLVLAGCGIGVSGLAHSPLVALLALCCAASGFIAAQPLFWTFPTRYLTGAAAAGGIALINSLGSLGGFIAPTLRTSAEHAFQSTSAGLLLLGAASLLAALLIGTLMRRDASRDTSAFPQPIHRAR, from the coding sequence ATGAACCGGACATCATCCGACGCGACGCTCGACGCCATCGTCAGTCAGGTCATGCGGCGACTGCTGCCGTTCCTGCTGCTGATGTACGTGCTGGCGTTTCTCGACCGCGCGAACATCGGCTTTGCGCAGAAAGCGTTGCAGCACGACACGGGCATTTCGAACGCGGCGTTCGCGTTCGGCGCGGGCGTGTTCTTCGTCGGCTATGCACTGTTCGAGGTGCCGAGCAATCTGCTGCTGCATCGCGTCGGCGCGCGGCTGTGGATGTGCCGGATCATGGTGACGTGGGGCCTCGTGTCGGCGGCGATGAGTCTTGCGCACACGGCGACGGCCTTCTACACGTTGCGCTTTCTGCTCGGTGTCGCCGAGGCGGGTTTCTTTCCGGGCGTGATCTATTACCTCACGCGCTGGTTTCCGCAATCGGCGCGTGCGCGCGCCGTCGGCGTGTTCTATTTCGGCGCGCCGCTCGCGTTCATGTTCGGCAGTCCGCTGTCCGGCTTTCTGCTCGATCTGCATGGCGCGCTGGACCTCGCGGGCTGGCAGTGGCTGTTTCTGATCGAGGGTGTGCTGGCATCGATAGTCGGCGTGTGGGCGTTCTTCTATCTCGACGACCGGCCCGAAGATGCACGCTGGCTCACGCCGGCTGCGCGCAAGACCTTGAGCGCCGCACTCGACGACGACGCGCGCGCGGCCGCCGCGCACGGCCCGCACAATCTGCTGGCGGCGCTGGTCGACCGGCGCGTGCTGTTGTTGTCGGCGATCTATCTGTTGATCCAGATGAGCGTGTACGGCGTGATCTTCTATCTGCCGCAGCAGGTGGCCGCGCTGATGGGCGAATCGGTCGGACTGCGCGTCGGTCTCGTCGCCGCGGTGCCGTGGATCTGCGCGCTCGCGCTGACGTGGTACGTGCCGCGCCGCGCCGATGCGACGCTCACGCACCGGCGCTGGGCCGTCGTGTTGCTGGTGCTCGCGGGATGCGGGATCGGCGTGTCGGGTCTTGCGCATAGCCCGCTCGTGGCCTTGCTCGCGCTGTGCTGCGCGGCGAGCGGTTTCATCGCTGCGCAGCCGCTTTTCTGGACGTTTCCGACGCGCTATCTGACGGGCGCGGCGGCGGCGGGCGGCATCGCGCTGATCAACTCGCTCGGCAGCCTGGGCGGCTTCATTGCGCCGACGCTGCGCACGAGTGCCGAACACGCATTCCAGTCGACGTCGGCGGGCCTCTTGCTGCTCGGCGCGGCGAGCCTGCTGGCGGCGCTGCTGATCGGCACGCTGATGCGCCGCGACGCGAGCCGCGACACGTCCGCATTCCCGCAACCCATTCATCGCGCCCGCTGA
- a CDS encoding LysR family transcriptional regulator yields the protein MSQNAATVALVNRLKFKHLALLVALDDARNVHQAADAINVAQPSASRMLGDIEEALGFLLFERNARGMQPTPLGVVTLAYARRALAELTRFAEDLDAKRKGGHGQLTVGAIMGAAPDLLAMAVAALKTERPLLHVCILGETSDQVVQLLHRREVDLALGRLTNPLQHNDFSFEPLARETLVLVVRAVHPLAERASVSLRELMDWPWVAQPVSSPARVLFEEELARAGLGTPANLTECASIFATLQLLENYDAVAMLPESVVRDHVRGKLLVALPVEIGKSLAGFGILTRKEEALAEPAQRFVELLRVHSARLSREDALA from the coding sequence ATGAGCCAGAACGCCGCCACTGTCGCCCTCGTCAACCGGCTCAAGTTCAAGCATCTTGCGCTGCTCGTCGCGCTCGACGACGCCCGCAACGTCCATCAGGCCGCCGACGCCATTAACGTCGCGCAGCCGAGCGCGAGCCGCATGCTCGGCGACATCGAAGAAGCGCTGGGCTTTCTGCTGTTCGAACGCAATGCGCGCGGCATGCAGCCGACGCCGCTGGGCGTTGTCACACTTGCCTATGCACGGCGTGCGCTCGCGGAACTCACGCGTTTTGCCGAAGATCTCGATGCGAAGCGTAAAGGCGGCCATGGGCAACTGACGGTTGGCGCGATCATGGGCGCCGCGCCCGATCTGCTGGCGATGGCGGTTGCTGCGCTCAAGACTGAGCGGCCTTTGTTGCATGTCTGCATTCTCGGTGAGACCAGCGATCAGGTGGTGCAATTGCTGCATCGCCGCGAAGTGGATCTTGCGCTTGGGCGGTTGACTAATCCTCTGCAGCACAATGATTTCAGTTTTGAGCCTTTGGCGCGGGAGACCCTGGTTCTGGTTGTGCGGGCTGTGCATCCGCTTGCTGAACGGGCTTCTGTTTCGCTGCGCGAGCTGATGGATTGGCCCTGGGTCGCGCAGCCTGTTTCTAGTCCGGCTCGGGTTTTGTTTGAGGAAGAGCTTGCTCGGGCTGGGCTTGGGACGCCTGCTAATCTCACCGAATGTGCTTCTATTTTTGCTACTTTGCAGTTGCTTGAGAATTATGACGCTGTCGCTATGTTGCCTGAGTCTGTTGTCAGGGATCACGTGCGTGGCAAGTTGCTCGTTGCTCTGCCTGTTGAGATTGGCAAAAGCCTTGCCGGGTTTGGGATTCTTACTCGCAAGGAAGAGGCTCTTGCTGAGCCTGCGCAGCGGTTTGTTGAGCTGTTGAGGGTGCACTCTGCGAGGCTTTCTCGGGAAGATGCCCTGGCCTAG
- a CDS encoding GDSL-type esterase/lipase family protein produces MSTQMKVFASQQLGTQHAPDLSPFNWQFLAQGDSWFSLSTLKPWAASRLLDHMQFPQRTVTVNCADPGDTLAHMVDMRRDPLFFSLLAGPKEQPWNAILLSAGGNDLIDAVQVPPVDADQMPIAPHERLLLTESEWDGPLSVDKYISQDGWANFANHLTLQFKALDFIRSKSRNNRNTPIFTHTYDYATPRPSPAIAGLGPWLMPALVTYKVPMQDWDKVADAFIDKLAEITLNLGLPNVHVIDTRKSLTRAVDDSPGVSNDWENEIHPTGDGYEKMAPRYVERICSVLGIA; encoded by the coding sequence ATGTCGACCCAGATGAAAGTGTTCGCCTCGCAGCAGTTGGGCACGCAGCACGCGCCCGATCTCAGTCCGTTCAACTGGCAGTTTCTCGCGCAGGGCGACTCGTGGTTCTCGCTCAGCACGCTCAAGCCTTGGGCCGCGTCGCGGCTGCTCGATCACATGCAGTTTCCGCAGCGCACCGTGACGGTGAATTGCGCCGATCCCGGCGACACGCTCGCGCATATGGTCGACATGCGGCGCGATCCGCTGTTCTTTTCGTTGCTCGCGGGACCGAAGGAGCAGCCGTGGAATGCGATCCTGCTGTCGGCGGGCGGCAACGATCTGATCGACGCCGTGCAGGTGCCGCCCGTCGATGCCGACCAGATGCCCATCGCGCCGCATGAACGGCTCCTGTTGACGGAATCGGAATGGGACGGCCCGCTTTCCGTCGACAAATACATTTCGCAGGATGGCTGGGCGAACTTCGCGAACCATCTGACGCTGCAATTCAAGGCGCTGGACTTCATCCGCTCGAAGAGCCGGAACAATCGCAATACGCCGATCTTCACGCACACCTACGACTACGCGACGCCGCGTCCGAGTCCCGCGATCGCCGGGCTCGGTCCGTGGCTGATGCCGGCGCTCGTGACTTACAAGGTTCCCATGCAGGACTGGGACAAAGTCGCCGATGCCTTCATCGACAAACTCGCCGAGATCACGCTGAACCTCGGCTTGCCGAACGTTCACGTGATCGACACACGCAAATCGCTGACGCGCGCCGTCGACGATTCGCCCGGCGTCAGCAACGACTGGGAAAACGAGATCCATCCGACGGGCGACGGCTACGAAAAAATGGCGCCGCGCTACGTAGAGCGGATCTGCTCCGTGCTCGGGATTGCGTAG
- a CDS encoding SDR family NAD(P)-dependent oxidoreductase → MLLKDKSVIVTGGSRGIGRAIAVACAREGADVAINYWGDNDASYGRRSAVDEVVDEIQALGRRVIAVEGNVALRSTGVELVARTVDAFGKVDVLASNAGICPFHAFLDMPADVLETTVAVNLNGAFFVTQAAAQQMKAQGTGGAIVATSSISALVGGGMQTHYTPTKAGVHSLMQSCAVALGPFGIRCNSVMPGTIATDLNAEDLADDAKKAYFEKRIPLGRLGQPDDVAECVVFLASDRARYVTGAALLVDGGLFVNLQ, encoded by the coding sequence GTGCTGCTGAAAGACAAGTCGGTGATCGTGACGGGCGGCTCGCGCGGCATTGGACGCGCGATCGCGGTGGCGTGTGCGCGTGAGGGCGCCGATGTCGCGATCAATTACTGGGGCGATAACGATGCATCGTATGGCCGGCGCTCCGCTGTTGACGAGGTTGTCGATGAGATTCAGGCGCTTGGGCGACGAGTGATTGCCGTTGAAGGGAACGTTGCTCTGCGTTCGACTGGCGTCGAGCTTGTGGCTCGAACTGTTGATGCCTTCGGCAAGGTCGATGTGCTGGCCAGCAATGCAGGTATTTGTCCGTTTCATGCGTTTCTGGATATGCCTGCTGATGTGCTCGAAACTACCGTTGCCGTTAATCTCAACGGCGCGTTTTTTGTCACTCAGGCTGCTGCGCAGCAGATGAAGGCGCAAGGTACGGGCGGTGCGATTGTCGCGACTAGTTCTATTAGCGCGCTAGTGGGTGGCGGTATGCAGACGCACTACACGCCCACCAAGGCTGGTGTGCATTCTTTGATGCAGTCATGTGCTGTCGCTCTTGGACCTTTTGGGATTCGGTGTAATTCGGTTATGCCTGGGACTATTGCTACTGATCTTAATGCCGAGGACCTGGCTGATGACGCCAAGAAGGCTTACTTTGAGAAGCGGATTCCTTTAGGGCGGTTGGGGCAGCCTGATGACGTCGCCGAGTGTGTGGTGTTTTTGGCCTCCGACCGGGCAAGGTATGTTACTGGCGCTGCTTTGTTGGTCGATGGTGGGTTGTTTGTGAATTTGCAGTAG